One segment of Radiobacillus kanasensis DNA contains the following:
- a CDS encoding alpha-ketoacid dehydrogenase subunit beta, translated as MAVLSYIQAVTQAMREEMERNEKVFVLGEDVGKRGGVFRATEGLYEQFGDARVLDTPLAESAIAGVGIGAAMYGMRPVAEMQFADFIMPAINQIISEAAKIRYRSNNDWNCPITIRAPYGGGVHGALYHSQSVEAIFANQPGLKIVMPSTPYDVKGLLKAAIRDDDPVLFFEHKRAYRLIKGEVPEEDYTLPIGKADVKREGSDVTVITYGLCVHFALQAAEKLADEGIDVHILDLRTIYPLDKEAIIEAASKTGKVLLLTEDTKEGSIIGEVAAIISEHCLFDLDAPIKRLAGPDVPAMPYAPTMEKNFMVNPDKVEQSIRDLAEF; from the coding sequence ATGGCAGTTTTATCCTATATCCAAGCGGTCACCCAAGCGATGAGAGAAGAAATGGAAAGAAATGAAAAAGTTTTTGTTCTTGGGGAGGACGTCGGGAAACGAGGCGGCGTATTCCGTGCAACAGAAGGCCTGTATGAACAATTTGGAGATGCAAGAGTATTAGATACACCTTTAGCGGAATCAGCAATTGCCGGGGTAGGGATTGGTGCTGCGATGTATGGTATGAGACCCGTAGCAGAAATGCAATTTGCAGACTTTATTATGCCAGCAATCAATCAAATCATTTCCGAGGCGGCGAAAATTCGTTACAGAAGTAATAATGACTGGAACTGTCCAATCACAATTCGTGCTCCATATGGCGGTGGTGTGCACGGAGCGCTCTATCATTCTCAATCCGTTGAGGCCATTTTTGCGAACCAACCAGGACTGAAAATTGTGATGCCATCCACTCCGTATGATGTAAAAGGACTACTAAAAGCGGCAATTCGTGATGATGATCCCGTCTTGTTCTTTGAACATAAACGTGCATACCGCTTGATTAAAGGGGAAGTACCAGAGGAAGATTATACGCTTCCGATCGGTAAAGCAGATGTAAAACGAGAAGGATCGGACGTCACCGTTATTACATATGGATTATGCGTCCACTTTGCCTTGCAAGCAGCTGAAAAACTAGCTGATGAAGGCATTGATGTTCATATCCTTGATTTACGCACCATCTACCCGTTAGATAAAGAAGCAATTATCGAAGCTGCATCGAAAACTGGAAAAGTGTTGTTACTCACAGAGGATACAAAAGAAGGTAGTATCATCGGTGAGGTGGCTGCCATTATAAGTGAACACTGCTTATTTGACTTAGACGCGCCTATTAAGCGATTAGCTGGACCAGATGTTCCAGCAATGCCATATGCGCCTACAATGGAAAAGAATTTTATGGTGAATCCGGACAAAGTGGAGCAATCCATTCGTGATTTAGCCGAATTTTAA
- a CDS encoding thiamine pyrophosphate-dependent dehydrogenase E1 component subunit alpha → MTEDKHRALGLTDEDVLNMYETMLLARKLDERMWLLNRAGKIPFVISCQGQEATQVGAAYALDREKDYVLPYYRDMGVVLTFGMTATELMLSGFAKAEDPNSGGRQMPGHFGQKKNRIVTGSSPVTTQVPHAVGVALGGKMEKKDFVSFVTLGEGSSNQGDFHEGANFAGVHKLPVIFLVENNKYAISVPVDRQLACEKVSDRAIGYGMPGYTVDGNDPLEVYRVVREAADRARNGEGPTLIEAVSYRLTPHSSDDDDRSYRNKEEVDEAREKDSLRTFSAYLKEVGLLTEEKQETLEKAIMKQVNEATDYAEHAPYPDADTLYDFVYGEQGGDK, encoded by the coding sequence ATGACGGAAGACAAGCATCGAGCATTAGGGTTAACGGACGAAGATGTATTAAACATGTATGAGACAATGTTACTTGCAAGAAAACTTGATGAGCGCATGTGGCTTTTAAACCGTGCTGGAAAGATTCCGTTTGTTATTTCTTGTCAAGGACAGGAAGCTACACAGGTAGGAGCTGCGTATGCGTTGGATAGGGAAAAGGATTATGTCCTACCTTATTATCGTGATATGGGAGTCGTTTTAACGTTTGGCATGACAGCGACAGAACTGATGTTATCCGGATTTGCTAAGGCGGAGGATCCAAACTCTGGAGGACGTCAAATGCCTGGACACTTTGGGCAGAAAAAGAATCGAATCGTAACCGGTTCCTCTCCTGTTACGACACAAGTACCTCACGCCGTGGGAGTAGCTTTAGGTGGCAAAATGGAGAAAAAAGATTTTGTAAGCTTTGTCACATTAGGAGAAGGGTCCTCTAATCAGGGAGATTTCCATGAAGGAGCAAACTTTGCGGGAGTCCATAAATTACCGGTTATTTTTCTTGTGGAGAATAATAAATATGCCATTTCGGTTCCGGTCGATCGTCAGCTAGCTTGCGAGAAAGTATCAGACAGAGCCATTGGTTATGGTATGCCTGGGTACACCGTGGACGGGAATGATCCATTAGAAGTGTACCGTGTGGTAAGAGAAGCAGCGGATCGCGCTCGAAATGGAGAAGGGCCAACATTAATAGAAGCGGTATCCTATCGATTAACTCCACATTCGAGTGATGATGACGACCGCAGTTACCGAAATAAAGAAGAAGTAGATGAAGCAAGGGAGAAAGATTCCTTACGTACGTTTTCTGCATACTTGAAAGAGGTTGGTTTGTTAACAGAGGAGAAACAAGAAACCTTAGAAAAAGCGATCATGAAACAGGTTAACGAAGCGACCGATTACGCTGAACATGCACCTTATCCGGATGCTGATACGTTGTATGATTTTGTCTATGGTGAGCAAGGGGGAGACAAATAA
- the lpdA gene encoding dihydrolipoyl dehydrogenase — translation MAKDYDLVILGGGTGGYVAAIRASQLGLKTAIVEKEKLGGTCLHKGCIPSKALLRSAEVFRQTKEASDFGVETEAPTLNFAQVQKRKTSIIETLHRGVQGLMKKGKIDVYEGYGRILGPSIFSPTAGTISVEFADGEENEMLIPKNVLISTGSRPRTLAGLEVDGEKVMTSDDILQVEALPTSLIVLGGGVIGVEWASMLADFGVNVTVLEYGPRILPTEDHDIAKEMHKQLKKKGIKIVTNANLLPETLQKDSNVQVDVDVQGEKQSFEAEGILVSIGRAPNTENIGLENTDIQKTEQGFVQTNDYFQTKESHIYAIGDVIGGMQLAHVASHEGMVAVEHIAGEKPFTINYDNVPSCIYSHPEAASVGLTEEQAKEQGFDTKVGKMPFQAIGKALVYGEIDGFAKIIADKETNDILGIHLIGPHVTDMISEAGLAKVLDATPWEVGETIHPHPTLSEIFGEAALAVDGKQIHG, via the coding sequence ATGGCAAAGGATTATGATCTCGTTATACTTGGTGGTGGAACAGGTGGATATGTAGCCGCAATTCGAGCATCTCAGCTCGGATTGAAAACTGCTATTGTGGAAAAGGAAAAGTTGGGTGGCACTTGTTTACATAAAGGATGTATTCCTTCTAAAGCTTTATTAAGAAGTGCCGAAGTATTTAGGCAAACGAAAGAAGCTAGTGATTTCGGAGTCGAAACCGAAGCACCTACACTGAACTTCGCTCAAGTGCAAAAAAGAAAGACATCCATTATTGAGACTCTTCACCGCGGAGTCCAAGGCTTAATGAAAAAAGGAAAGATAGATGTTTATGAAGGATATGGAAGAATACTAGGACCATCTATTTTCTCTCCGACAGCTGGCACAATCTCTGTAGAGTTTGCTGATGGAGAGGAAAACGAGATGTTGATTCCAAAAAATGTTCTCATTTCGACAGGTTCTCGTCCTAGAACGTTAGCTGGTTTAGAAGTGGATGGAGAAAAGGTGATGACTTCGGATGACATATTGCAAGTGGAAGCATTGCCAACCTCCCTTATCGTGTTGGGGGGAGGAGTGATCGGAGTAGAGTGGGCTTCCATGCTAGCTGATTTTGGAGTGAATGTAACAGTCCTTGAATATGGACCACGAATCCTTCCAACAGAGGATCATGATATTGCTAAAGAAATGCATAAGCAATTGAAGAAGAAAGGGATTAAGATTGTTACAAACGCCAACCTTTTACCGGAAACCTTACAAAAAGACTCCAATGTACAGGTTGATGTAGACGTACAAGGAGAAAAACAAAGCTTTGAGGCTGAAGGCATCCTCGTTTCCATTGGAAGAGCACCAAACACCGAGAATATAGGACTTGAAAATACAGACATACAAAAAACAGAGCAAGGCTTTGTTCAAACCAATGACTATTTCCAAACAAAAGAATCTCATATCTACGCAATTGGAGACGTTATTGGTGGCATGCAATTAGCGCATGTTGCCTCCCATGAGGGAATGGTAGCTGTTGAACACATTGCTGGTGAAAAACCGTTCACGATTAATTATGATAACGTTCCTTCTTGTATTTATAGTCACCCAGAAGCTGCAAGTGTTGGACTGACGGAAGAGCAGGCGAAGGAGCAAGGCTTTGATACCAAAGTCGGAAAAATGCCATTCCAGGCGATTGGAAAAGCTCTTGTATATGGTGAAATAGATGGGTTTGCTAAAATTATTGCCGATAAAGAAACAAATGACATATTGGGTATTCATCTGATTGGACCACATGTCACCGACATGATTTCTGAAGCAGGATTAGCCAAAGTATTAGATGCAACCCCTTGGGAGGTTGGAGAGACCATTCATCCTCATCCAACTTTGTCTGAAATCTTTGGAGAAGCGGCTTTGGCTGTTGATGGGAAGCAAATACATGGTTAA
- the buk gene encoding butyrate kinase, with product MKTKRILVINPGSTSTKIGVFDNDHCLFEKTIRHRTEDLSEFPRIIDQYAFRKKVILEELHHEGINISKLAAVCGRGGLLRPIEGGTYQVNEEMLQDLRMGFNGEHASNLGGILAYEIASGLNIPAFIVDPVVVDELQEIARLSGVPEIPRKSIFHALNQKAVGRRAAQEIGSTYESSNLIIVHMGGGITIGAHKNGRVIDVNNGLHGDGPFSPERAGTVPAGDLVAMCYSGQYYREEVMKKLVGQGGLVGYLGTNDAVEVEEKMLSGDEKARLIYEAMAYQIAKEVGAMSAVLKGQVDAIALTGGIAHSKPIVSMISEHVGWIADVFIYPGENELEALAQGTLRVLNEEEEPKQYPNEMEG from the coding sequence ATGAAAACAAAACGAATATTAGTGATTAACCCAGGCTCCACCTCTACGAAAATTGGTGTTTTCGACAATGACCATTGTCTCTTTGAGAAGACGATTCGCCATCGTACGGAAGATTTATCGGAGTTTCCTAGAATTATCGATCAATATGCGTTTCGTAAAAAGGTTATTTTAGAAGAGCTTCATCACGAAGGAATAAATATTTCTAAACTAGCTGCAGTCTGTGGGCGAGGTGGATTACTTCGCCCGATAGAAGGTGGAACGTATCAGGTTAATGAAGAGATGCTTCAAGACTTACGAATGGGCTTTAACGGGGAGCATGCCTCTAACCTTGGAGGGATTCTAGCTTATGAGATTGCTTCTGGTTTAAATATACCAGCATTTATTGTTGATCCGGTTGTAGTCGATGAATTACAGGAAATTGCGCGGCTTTCTGGTGTCCCAGAAATTCCGAGGAAAAGTATATTTCACGCGTTGAACCAAAAAGCAGTTGGTAGAAGAGCAGCTCAAGAAATTGGTTCTACTTATGAATCAAGTAATCTCATTATCGTCCATATGGGTGGCGGTATCACGATTGGTGCCCATAAGAACGGGCGGGTAATTGATGTAAACAACGGGTTGCATGGGGATGGGCCATTTTCACCAGAACGGGCCGGAACAGTCCCAGCCGGTGACTTAGTAGCGATGTGCTACTCTGGTCAATATTACCGAGAAGAAGTTATGAAGAAGTTAGTGGGACAAGGTGGCCTTGTCGGCTACTTAGGAACAAACGACGCCGTTGAGGTGGAAGAGAAGATGCTGAGCGGAGATGAAAAAGCACGTCTAATTTATGAAGCGATGGCTTATCAAATCGCCAAAGAGGTCGGAGCAATGAGTGCAGTCCTTAAGGGTCAAGTAGACGCTATCGCTTTAACTGGAGGCATTGCACACAGCAAACCAATTGTGAGCATGATATCCGAGCATGTGGGCTGGATTGCCGATGTATTTATCTATCCAGGGGAAAATGAATTAGAAGCGTTGGCGCAAGGGACGTTACGTGTTTTAAATGAGGAAGAGGAACCGAAACAATACCCGAATGAAATGGAGGGGTAA
- a CDS encoding Glu/Leu/Phe/Val family dehydrogenase — protein MEIFKYMENYDYEQLVFCQDKTSGLKAIIAIHDTTLGPALGGTRMWTYDSEAAAIEDALRLAKGMTYKNAAAGLNLGGGKTVIIGDPKKDKNEAMFRAFGRYIQGMNGRYITAEDVGTTVADMDLIHQETKFVTGISPEFGSSGNPSPVTAFGVYRGIKAAAKEAFGSDSLEGKTIAVQGVGNVAYTLCEHLHREGANLIVTDINKESVNRAVEAFNAKAVDPNDIYEVKCDIYAPCALGATINDETIPLLKAKVVAGAANNQLKESRHGDVLREKGIVYAPDFVVNAGGVMNIADELNGYNKERALKKVETIYDNVMKVFEIARRDNIGTHIAAERMAEERIQTIKQSRSQFLLNSQHILQNK, from the coding sequence ATGGAAATTTTTAAATACATGGAAAACTATGATTACGAACAATTGGTGTTCTGTCAAGATAAAACGTCAGGGTTAAAAGCCATCATCGCGATACATGATACAACGTTAGGTCCAGCATTAGGTGGTACAAGAATGTGGACATATGATTCGGAAGCAGCAGCTATTGAGGACGCCCTTCGTTTAGCTAAAGGTATGACCTATAAAAACGCAGCAGCTGGCTTAAACCTTGGTGGAGGGAAGACGGTTATTATCGGTGATCCAAAAAAAGATAAAAACGAAGCAATGTTCCGTGCATTTGGTCGCTATATCCAAGGAATGAATGGTCGTTACATTACGGCAGAAGATGTTGGAACAACCGTAGCGGACATGGATTTAATCCATCAAGAAACCAAATTTGTAACTGGAATTTCCCCAGAGTTTGGTTCATCCGGAAACCCTTCTCCAGTTACAGCATTCGGGGTGTACAGAGGAATCAAGGCAGCGGCGAAAGAAGCGTTTGGTTCAGACTCCTTGGAGGGTAAAACGATTGCGGTTCAAGGGGTAGGAAATGTAGCTTACACATTGTGTGAACACCTACATCGTGAAGGAGCGAATCTCATCGTTACAGATATAAATAAAGAGTCGGTTAATCGTGCTGTAGAAGCGTTTAATGCAAAAGCAGTGGACCCGAACGATATTTACGAAGTCAAATGTGACATTTATGCACCTTGTGCGCTAGGAGCAACGATTAATGATGAAACGATTCCGTTGTTAAAAGCAAAAGTAGTTGCCGGTGCAGCAAATAACCAATTAAAGGAGTCTAGACATGGAGATGTTCTTCGAGAAAAAGGCATCGTGTATGCTCCAGATTTCGTAGTCAATGCTGGTGGTGTCATGAATATCGCCGATGAATTGAATGGCTATAACAAAGAACGCGCTCTGAAAAAAGTAGAAACTATCTACGACAATGTGATGAAGGTTTTTGAAATCGCTAGAAGAGATAACATTGGAACTCATATTGCTGCAGAAAGAATGGCGGAGGAAAGAATCCAAACAATTAAACAATCCAGAAGTCAGTTCCTGTTAAACAGTCAGCACATTTTGCAGAATAAATAA
- a CDS encoding bifunctional enoyl-CoA hydratase/phosphate acetyltransferase — MQQLATLIEQVKVQQNRVVSIAQADEREVLLAVKAAVEEKLCSFHLFGDQTKLETIAREIDLVWTERITYTHVSNVEESAQKAVQLVRDGKAHVLMKGNISSALLLKAVLNKEYGIRAGQVLSHVALFEVPNYSKLIMLSDAAMNILPSFDDKVAITNNAVSVARNIGLNKPKVAVLAAVESVNPNMQATVDAAALVEMNQKGKIQDCEVDGPFAFDIAVSKKAAEIKGISSSVAGEADILIVPTIEVGNALYKSFIYFAQAKTAAIIVGAKVPIVLTSRSDSSENKLYSLSLALVSSTID, encoded by the coding sequence ATGCAACAATTAGCGACACTTATAGAACAAGTGAAGGTACAACAAAATCGAGTAGTTTCAATCGCTCAAGCAGATGAACGAGAAGTTCTTCTGGCGGTTAAAGCTGCCGTGGAAGAAAAGCTTTGTTCCTTTCACCTATTCGGTGATCAAACAAAGCTAGAAACGATTGCAAGAGAAATTGATTTAGTATGGACGGAACGAATAACGTACACACACGTTTCTAATGTGGAAGAATCGGCTCAAAAAGCAGTCCAGCTAGTACGGGATGGAAAAGCACACGTATTAATGAAAGGAAATATATCCTCTGCATTGCTACTAAAAGCAGTATTAAACAAGGAATATGGCATTCGTGCTGGTCAAGTCCTTTCTCACGTTGCTTTATTTGAGGTGCCGAATTATTCCAAGCTGATTATGCTTTCCGATGCAGCAATGAATATCTTGCCATCCTTTGATGATAAGGTAGCAATTACGAATAATGCTGTATCAGTTGCAAGAAATATTGGATTAAATAAGCCGAAAGTAGCAGTACTAGCTGCAGTAGAGTCGGTTAATCCCAATATGCAGGCGACTGTGGATGCGGCTGCATTAGTAGAAATGAATCAAAAGGGAAAAATCCAGGATTGTGAAGTAGACGGTCCATTCGCATTCGATATAGCTGTCTCTAAAAAGGCAGCGGAGATTAAAGGAATTTCTTCGTCCGTTGCAGGAGAAGCTGATATTTTAATCGTACCAACGATTGAAGTGGGAAATGCATTATACAAATCCTTTATATACTTTGCTCAGGCAAAAACTGCCGCTATTATTGTCGGGGCGAAAGTGCCGATTGTGCTTACATCAAGATCAGATTCGTCTGAAAACAAGCTGTATTCGCTTAGTTTAGCATTAGTATCTTCAACTATTGATTAG